In bacterium YEK0313, one genomic interval encodes:
- the gsiA_10 gene encoding Glutathione import ATP-binding protein GsiA: MTQPIISVRDLTVALPPGGDRPEAISEVSFDLAAGEVLCIVGESGSGKSIAASTIMGLLPKRLPVTSGTVTFEGQDILGLSAEAKRSLRGRRVAMIFQEPMTALNPIMPVGRQIAEVMEAHNVGNPATRRARALELLANVGIPDPARTIDTYPFRLSGGQRQRVMIAMALALEPAVLIADEPTTALDVTTQAQILRLIRDLQATKGTGVLFITHDFGVVADIADRVAVMSKGRIVEIGSRDEVLNQPRHPYTQRLIAAVPHFSARARQAVAAPPLLAIKDVSKVFHRGGFLVRRSEVKAVNDASLVVARGETVGLVGESGSGKSTLARCVVRLYDPSAGSILFDGTDIAQLGKAAIKPLRKKIQMVFQDPFASLNPRRRVGEIIAEGPITHGVARATALGRARELLGLVGLDAGAIDRFPHEFSGGQRQRIGLARALALEPELLVADEPVSALDVSVQAQVLDLISDLKARLGLTMLFITHDLRVAAQICDRIAVMKRGEIVELGPTGQVFANPRHAYTRELLAAIPGQAWEATRQAGA, translated from the coding sequence ATGACCCAGCCGATCATCTCGGTCCGCGACCTGACAGTGGCGCTGCCGCCGGGCGGCGACCGGCCGGAGGCGATCAGCGAGGTCTCCTTCGATCTCGCCGCCGGCGAAGTCCTGTGCATCGTAGGCGAATCCGGTTCAGGCAAATCGATCGCCGCCTCGACCATCATGGGCCTGCTGCCGAAGCGCCTGCCGGTGACTTCCGGCACGGTCACCTTCGAGGGGCAGGACATTCTCGGCCTCAGCGCGGAGGCCAAGCGCTCGCTGCGAGGCCGGCGCGTCGCCATGATCTTCCAGGAGCCGATGACCGCGCTCAACCCGATCATGCCGGTCGGACGCCAGATCGCCGAGGTGATGGAAGCCCATAACGTCGGCAATCCCGCCACGCGGCGGGCGCGGGCGCTGGAGCTGCTGGCCAATGTCGGCATTCCGGACCCCGCCCGGACCATCGACACCTATCCATTCCGCCTGTCCGGCGGCCAGCGCCAGCGGGTGATGATCGCCATGGCCCTGGCGCTCGAGCCGGCCGTGCTGATCGCCGACGAACCGACCACCGCGCTCGACGTCACGACCCAGGCGCAGATCCTCCGGCTGATCCGCGACCTGCAGGCGACCAAGGGCACCGGCGTCCTGTTCATCACCCACGATTTCGGCGTGGTGGCCGATATTGCCGACCGCGTCGCGGTCATGAGCAAGGGGCGGATCGTCGAGATCGGCAGCCGCGACGAGGTGCTGAACCAGCCGCGCCATCCCTATACGCAGCGCCTCATCGCCGCCGTGCCGCATTTTTCGGCCCGTGCGCGCCAGGCGGTCGCCGCGCCGCCGCTGCTCGCCATCAAGGACGTCTCCAAGGTGTTCCACCGGGGCGGCTTCCTCGTCCGGCGCAGCGAGGTGAAGGCGGTGAACGATGCCTCGCTCGTCGTCGCGCGGGGCGAGACGGTCGGCCTCGTCGGCGAATCGGGCTCGGGCAAGTCGACGCTCGCGCGCTGCGTCGTGCGCCTCTACGACCCCTCGGCGGGCTCGATCCTGTTCGACGGCACCGATATCGCCCAGCTCGGCAAGGCGGCGATCAAGCCGCTGCGCAAGAAGATCCAGATGGTGTTCCAGGATCCCTTCGCATCGCTCAATCCACGCCGGCGGGTCGGCGAGATCATTGCCGAGGGGCCGATCACCCACGGCGTGGCGCGGGCGACCGCGCTCGGCCGCGCCCGCGAGCTGCTCGGCCTCGTCGGGCTCGACGCCGGCGCGATCGATCGTTTTCCCCACGAATTTTCCGGCGGTCAGCGCCAGCGCATCGGCCTTGCCCGGGCGCTGGCGCTGGAGCCTGAATTGCTCGTGGCGGATGAACCGGTCTCGGCGCTCGACGTATCCGTGCAGGCCCAGGTGCTCGACCTGATCTCCGACCTGAAGGCGCGGCTCGGCCTCACCATGCTGTTCATCACCCACGACCTGCGTGTCGCCGCGCAGATCTGCGACCGGATCGCGGTGATGAAGCGCGGCGAGATCGTCGAGCTCGGCCCGACGGGGCAAGTCTTCGCAAATCCCCGCCACGCCTATACGCGCGAACTGCTGGCGGCGATCCCCGGCCAGGCCTGGGAGGCGACGCGTCAGGCGGGCGCGTGA
- the dppC_3 gene encoding Dipeptide transport system permease protein DppC, which produces MSAFWKRFSRNIGAVVGVAIMAVVLALAVFGPWIAPGNPWDMAGAPVTPPLEEGHVLGTDMLGRDVWATIVHGARVSLIIGAVSTAAALLIGVTLGAIAGYAGGLVDDLIMRFTEFFQAIPSFVLALLIVAIFQPSVASIVLAVAIVSWPPVARVVRGEFLSLRSREFVQAAVVLGQGTGTIVFRQILPNALSPIVVLASFMVATAILLEAALSFLGLGDPNVMSWGFMIGAGRSTIQLAWWTSVFPGIALFLTVLALNLIGEGLSDALNPRLHDRGGE; this is translated from the coding sequence ATGAGTGCCTTCTGGAAACGCTTCTCGCGCAATATCGGCGCCGTGGTCGGGGTGGCGATCATGGCCGTGGTGCTGGCGCTTGCCGTGTTCGGGCCCTGGATCGCGCCCGGCAATCCCTGGGACATGGCCGGCGCGCCGGTGACGCCGCCGCTGGAGGAGGGCCATGTCCTCGGCACCGACATGCTCGGCCGCGACGTCTGGGCAACCATCGTCCACGGCGCGCGGGTGTCGCTGATCATCGGCGCGGTGTCGACCGCGGCGGCGCTGCTCATCGGGGTCACGCTCGGCGCGATCGCCGGCTATGCCGGCGGCCTCGTCGACGATCTCATCATGCGCTTCACCGAATTCTTCCAGGCGATCCCGAGCTTCGTCCTGGCGCTGCTGATCGTCGCCATCTTCCAGCCCTCGGTCGCGTCCATCGTGCTGGCGGTGGCGATCGTGTCCTGGCCGCCGGTGGCACGCGTCGTGCGCGGCGAGTTCCTGTCGCTGCGCTCGCGCGAATTCGTCCAGGCCGCCGTCGTGCTCGGGCAGGGCACCGGCACCATCGTGTTCCGGCAGATCCTGCCGAACGCGCTGTCGCCCATCGTCGTGCTCGCCTCGTTCATGGTGGCGACCGCAATCCTGCTCGAGGCGGCGCTGTCGTTTCTCGGGCTCGGCGATCCCAATGTGATGAGCTGGGGCTTCATGATCGGCGCCGGGCGCTCGACCATCCAGCTCGCCTGGTGGACCAGCGTCTTCCCGGGCATCGCCCTGTTCCTCACGGTGCTCGCCCTCAACCTGATCGGGGAGGGCCTGTCGGATGCGCTCAACCCGCGCCTGCATGACCGGGGTGGCGAATGA
- the gsiC_12 gene encoding Glutathione transport system permease protein GsiC: MDASHFLMFLVQRLVKALGVVVGVVVLAFFLVRLAPGDPALVIAGQSGAADAQFLAQLRQQFGLDRSLGEQLFIYLKGIASLDFGYSHRVQRTVGSLIAERLPATILLTGTAFAFAVTVGVTLGVLAARRVGTWADSLITVIALTCYATPLFWVGLLFILVFSIWLNWLPAIGMYSIGEDLTGLAFALDVARYLILPALTLGLFFMALYARLTRASMLEVATQDFVRTARAKGLKEGPIVRRHILRNALLPVIGFAGVQAGTIVGGSVLVETVFAWPGVGRLAFEALLARDYNLLLGVFIVTSAMAVVINLITDIVYALVDPRIEVGA, from the coding sequence ATGGATGCGTCCCACTTCCTCATGTTCCTCGTCCAGCGCCTGGTGAAGGCGCTGGGCGTGGTGGTCGGCGTGGTCGTCCTCGCCTTCTTCCTGGTGCGGCTCGCCCCCGGCGACCCGGCTCTCGTCATCGCCGGCCAGTCGGGCGCCGCGGATGCGCAGTTCCTGGCGCAGCTGCGCCAGCAGTTCGGCCTCGACCGCTCGCTCGGCGAGCAGCTCTTCATCTATCTCAAAGGCATAGCCTCGCTCGATTTCGGCTATTCGCACCGGGTGCAGCGCACCGTCGGCAGCCTGATCGCCGAGCGCCTGCCGGCGACCATCCTCCTGACCGGCACCGCCTTCGCCTTCGCGGTCACGGTCGGCGTGACGCTCGGCGTGCTCGCGGCGCGGCGGGTCGGCACCTGGGCCGACAGCCTGATCACGGTCATCGCGCTGACCTGCTACGCAACGCCGCTGTTCTGGGTCGGCCTGCTGTTCATCCTAGTTTTCTCGATCTGGCTGAACTGGCTGCCGGCGATCGGCATGTATTCGATCGGCGAGGACCTGACCGGCCTTGCGTTCGCGCTCGACGTCGCGCGCTACCTGATCCTGCCCGCGCTGACGCTCGGCCTGTTCTTCATGGCGCTCTATGCGCGTCTGACCCGCGCCTCGATGCTGGAGGTGGCGACCCAGGATTTCGTCCGCACCGCGCGGGCCAAGGGCCTGAAGGAAGGCCCGATCGTGCGCCGGCACATCCTGAGGAACGCGCTCTTGCCGGTGATCGGCTTTGCCGGCGTGCAGGCCGGCACCATCGTCGGCGGTTCGGTGCTGGTCGAAACGGTGTTCGCCTGGCCCGGCGTCGGCCGGCTCGCCTTCGAGGCGCTGCTGGCGCGCGACTACAATCTCCTGCTCGGCGTCTTCATCGTCACCTCGGCCATGGCGGTGGTGATCAACCTGATCACCGACATCGTCTACGCACTGGTCGACCCCCGCATCGAGGTGGGCGCATGA
- the dppA_3 gene encoding Periplasmic dipeptide transport protein precursor: MKLAAAGGLATAMPPAFLCSEALAQGRKVLNTMITPEPPIVVPGINNQGPTLIVGGKLFEGLLTYTPQLEPRPGLAKSWEVGSDSLTYTFTLQAGVTWHDGKPFTTDDVIFNITKLHPEINPRLRSTLANIESVIAKDASTVVIKLKTPFEPFLINFDAMTLPMLPKHLYDGTDYRNNPANQNPVGTGPFRFGEWQRGNFIRFVKFDKYWQQGKPQLDEIVYRIIPDANLRGVALQSGQVQMAAFNDIEAFDVPRFRGLPNLDVATAGWELFGPLSWIELNNRVKPLDNPKVRRALSMAIDRNFILNRLWFGVGKVATSPVSSTTKYYDRSSRLPAFNIAEANKLLDEAGLPRKADGTRFEMRFMSLPYGEIWNRLGEYIRQAFSQVGVKLTAEAVDAATWARRLGDWDYDITVNFVYQWGDPTIGVERTYISSNIQKIAFTNTEGYSNPKVDEAFLKARRAAKAEERQAAFAEVQKLLIEDMPVIWLLELAFPTIADKRLKNVITTATGIHAGFADVTLG, encoded by the coding sequence ATGAAGCTTGCCGCCGCGGGCGGACTGGCGACGGCGATGCCGCCGGCCTTCCTCTGCTCCGAAGCCCTGGCGCAGGGGCGCAAGGTGCTGAACACGATGATCACGCCCGAGCCGCCGATCGTCGTGCCGGGCATCAACAACCAGGGGCCGACGCTGATCGTCGGCGGCAAGCTGTTCGAAGGGCTGCTGACCTATACGCCGCAGCTCGAACCAAGGCCGGGCCTTGCCAAGTCGTGGGAGGTCGGCAGCGACAGCCTGACCTATACGTTCACCCTGCAGGCCGGCGTCACCTGGCACGACGGCAAGCCGTTCACCACCGACGACGTCATCTTCAACATCACCAAGCTGCACCCGGAGATCAATCCGCGCCTGCGCTCGACGCTGGCCAATATCGAAAGCGTCATCGCCAAGGATGCGTCGACCGTCGTCATCAAGCTGAAGACGCCGTTCGAGCCCTTCCTCATCAATTTCGACGCCATGACCCTGCCGATGCTGCCGAAGCATCTCTATGACGGCACGGACTATCGCAACAATCCGGCGAACCAGAACCCGGTCGGTACCGGGCCGTTCCGGTTCGGCGAGTGGCAGCGCGGCAATTTCATCCGTTTCGTCAAGTTCGACAAGTATTGGCAGCAGGGCAAACCGCAGCTCGACGAGATCGTCTACCGGATCATTCCCGACGCCAACCTGCGCGGTGTCGCGCTGCAGTCCGGCCAGGTGCAGATGGCCGCCTTCAACGACATCGAGGCCTTCGACGTGCCGCGGTTCCGGGGCCTGCCCAATCTGGACGTGGCGACGGCAGGCTGGGAGCTGTTCGGGCCGCTGTCCTGGATCGAGCTGAACAACCGGGTCAAGCCGCTCGACAACCCGAAGGTCCGGCGCGCGCTGTCCATGGCCATCGACCGCAACTTCATCCTGAACCGGCTGTGGTTCGGCGTCGGCAAGGTGGCAACCAGCCCGGTGTCATCGACCACGAAATATTACGACCGGTCGTCGCGGCTGCCGGCCTTCAACATCGCCGAGGCCAACAAGCTGCTCGACGAGGCAGGCCTGCCGCGCAAGGCCGACGGCACGCGCTTCGAAATGCGCTTCATGTCGCTGCCCTACGGCGAGATCTGGAACCGGCTCGGCGAATATATCCGCCAGGCCTTCAGCCAGGTCGGGGTGAAACTCACCGCCGAGGCGGTCGATGCCGCCACCTGGGCGCGCCGGCTTGGCGACTGGGACTACGACATCACCGTCAATTTCGTCTACCAGTGGGGCGATCCGACGATCGGCGTCGAGCGCACCTACATTTCCTCGAACATCCAGAAGATCGCCTTCACCAACACCGAAGGCTATTCCAACCCCAAGGTGGACGAAGCCTTCCTCAAGGCGCGTCGTGCGGCCAAGGCCGAGGAGCGCCAGGCGGCCTTCGCCGAGGTGCAGAAGCTGCTGATCGAGGACATGCCGGTGATCTGGCTGCTCGAGCTCGCCTTCCCGACCATCGCCGACAAGCGGCTGAAGAACGTCATCACCACGGCGACCGGCATCCATGCCGGCTTTGCCGACGTGACGCTCGGGTGA
- a CDS encoding Major Facilitator Superfamily protein encodes MPDLPSPIHPATVRVAALLAVTQVIGWGTTYHLPSTLAGPLAAELGLGRESVFAGVSVMLVVAAAVGPRLGRMIDRHGAHWPMVAGSALMGLALIVLSRANGLASYLAGWVFIGLGTPLALTQAATAALAQIDRQRARQSIGLLMLMGGLSSTLFWPLTAWLNTAIGWRETCLVFAAAQLFVCLPLHAFGLGMPNGHGRDTAAGADTGQPVQPLNPADRRKAFILMAVGFSLTGFVSWGLPLHVIGILEGYGHSAAFAVAAGALMGPAQISARFAEMTLGKRYGILTIGVISAAIMPVAVALPVIGSATPAVAIGFVVGYGLAAGAMSIVRNVAPLGIFGWQIYATMTGWLALPQNIVFAISPVIFAAMIRQAGPSTALLIAFGAALGALLVMILLERHVRRAVLAAGPP; translated from the coding sequence ATGCCCGACCTGCCCTCGCCGATTCATCCCGCCACCGTCCGGGTCGCCGCGCTTCTCGCCGTCACGCAGGTGATCGGCTGGGGCACGACCTATCACCTGCCGTCCACCCTCGCCGGCCCGCTCGCCGCCGAGCTCGGCCTTGGCCGAGAAAGCGTCTTTGCCGGCGTTTCGGTCATGCTGGTCGTCGCCGCGGCGGTCGGCCCGCGTCTCGGCCGGATGATCGACCGGCATGGCGCACATTGGCCGATGGTCGCCGGTTCCGCCCTCATGGGCCTCGCGCTCATCGTGCTGTCCAGGGCGAACGGGCTGGCGAGCTACCTCGCCGGCTGGGTCTTCATCGGCCTCGGCACGCCGCTCGCCCTCACCCAGGCCGCCACCGCCGCCCTCGCCCAGATCGACCGGCAGCGCGCCCGCCAGTCGATCGGCCTGCTCATGCTCATGGGCGGCCTCTCCTCCACCCTGTTCTGGCCGCTCACGGCCTGGCTCAATACCGCCATCGGCTGGCGCGAGACCTGTCTCGTCTTCGCCGCGGCCCAGCTCTTCGTCTGCCTGCCGCTCCATGCCTTCGGGCTCGGCATGCCGAACGGGCATGGCCGTGATACGGCCGCCGGCGCCGATACCGGCCAGCCGGTCCAGCCGCTCAACCCGGCCGACCGGCGCAAGGCGTTCATCCTGATGGCCGTCGGCTTTTCGCTGACCGGCTTCGTCTCGTGGGGCTTGCCGCTGCATGTCATCGGCATCCTCGAGGGCTATGGCCATTCCGCCGCCTTCGCCGTCGCCGCCGGCGCCCTGATGGGCCCCGCGCAGATCTCGGCGCGGTTTGCCGAGATGACCCTCGGCAAGCGCTACGGCATTCTCACCATCGGCGTCATCTCGGCCGCGATCATGCCGGTCGCCGTGGCGCTGCCCGTCATCGGCAGCGCCACGCCCGCGGTCGCCATCGGCTTCGTCGTCGGCTATGGCCTTGCCGCCGGAGCCATGTCGATCGTGCGCAACGTCGCCCCGCTCGGCATTTTCGGCTGGCAGATCTATGCGACCATGACCGGCTGGCTGGCGCTGCCGCAGAACATCGTCTTCGCGATCTCGCCCGTCATCTTCGCGGCGATGATCCGCCAGGCGGGACCTTCGACCGCGCTTCTCATCGCCTTCGGCGCAGCGCTCGGCGCGCTCCTCGTGATGATCCTGCTCGAGCGCCATGTCCGGCGGGCCGTGCTGGCCGCCGGACCGCCCTGA
- a CDS encoding Cupin domain protein produces MQPMSAGITKAGTGIDGIVWNIMGQTYVPKQLSESSMSWHATFPPGTFVPPHIHPTQDEFIYMLEGRLDLVLEGREFAATSGDLIRLPMGQAHGIFNKSDQVVKCFFWVAPTRKLYDLFWGIHSLPEQTPEAVVAISAKHEVVFLPPPAA; encoded by the coding sequence ATGCAGCCGATGAGCGCCGGCATCACCAAGGCCGGGACCGGCATAGACGGCATCGTCTGGAACATCATGGGCCAGACCTATGTGCCGAAACAGCTGAGCGAGAGCTCCATGTCCTGGCACGCGACCTTTCCGCCCGGCACCTTCGTGCCGCCGCACATCCATCCGACCCAGGACGAGTTCATCTACATGCTCGAAGGCCGGCTGGACCTGGTTCTGGAGGGCCGCGAATTCGCCGCGACGTCGGGCGATCTCATCCGCCTGCCGATGGGCCAGGCGCACGGCATCTTCAACAAGTCCGACCAGGTCGTGAAGTGCTTCTTCTGGGTCGCCCCGACCCGCAAGCTCTACGACCTGTTCTGGGGCATCCACTCCCTGCCGGAGCAGACGCCCGAGGCGGTGGTCGCGATCTCCGCCAAGCATGAAGTGGTGTTCCTGCCGCCGCCGGCGGCCTGA
- the xlnD_2 gene encoding 3-hydroxybenzoate 6-hydroxylase 1: MKAIIVGGGVGGLTTALMLAERGIDCEVYEQAAEVRELGVGINTLPHAIKELAGLGLLPRLDDVAVRTHELIYTNRFGQEIWREPRGLEAGFDVPQFSIHRGRLQQVIYQAVRGRLGESRIFTGHRLGSWSQDEAGVTAYFFDREGRHRHTARGDILIGADGIHSTVRARLFPSEGPPAWNGIMLWRGAIDWPEFLTGRSMVIAGGMSAKLVIYPIAEGLAPGRKLTNWAIAAKLGDGSTPPPRREDWSRPGRFEDLMPYLRRFSIPYLDAQRLVEATPEFWEYPMCDRNPLPRWSHGRVTLLGDAAHPMYPVGSNGASQAILDARCLADLLVSAEHPVQALWAYEQARLPATAEIVRLNRSGGPEGVIDAVEARAPDGFTDIERVLTFDERKAIVRGYASTAGFTQDKVNQARAA; the protein is encoded by the coding sequence ATGAAGGCCATCATTGTCGGCGGCGGCGTCGGCGGGCTGACGACGGCCCTGATGCTGGCCGAGCGCGGCATCGACTGCGAGGTCTACGAACAGGCCGCGGAGGTGCGCGAGCTCGGGGTCGGCATCAACACGCTGCCCCATGCGATCAAGGAATTGGCGGGGCTCGGTCTCCTGCCGCGTCTCGACGACGTGGCGGTGCGCACCCATGAGCTCATCTACACCAATCGCTTCGGCCAGGAGATCTGGCGCGAGCCGCGCGGGCTCGAAGCCGGCTTCGACGTGCCGCAATTCTCGATCCACCGCGGCCGCCTGCAGCAGGTCATCTACCAGGCGGTGCGCGGCCGCCTCGGCGAGAGCCGCATCTTCACCGGCCACCGGCTCGGTTCCTGGAGCCAGGACGAGGCGGGAGTGACCGCCTATTTCTTCGATCGCGAGGGCCGGCACCGGCATACGGCGCGCGGCGACATCCTGATCGGCGCCGACGGCATCCATTCGACCGTTCGCGCCAGGCTTTTCCCGTCGGAGGGGCCGCCAGCCTGGAACGGCATCATGCTCTGGCGCGGCGCGATCGACTGGCCGGAATTCCTCACCGGCCGGTCGATGGTGATCGCTGGCGGAATGAGCGCCAAGCTGGTGATCTATCCGATCGCGGAAGGGCTTGCGCCCGGCCGCAAACTGACGAACTGGGCGATCGCGGCGAAGCTCGGCGACGGCTCGACGCCGCCGCCGCGGCGCGAGGACTGGTCGCGGCCCGGCCGGTTCGAAGACCTGATGCCCTATCTCCGCCGCTTCTCCATTCCCTATCTCGACGCGCAGCGCCTGGTCGAGGCGACGCCCGAATTCTGGGAATATCCGATGTGCGACCGCAATCCGCTGCCGCGCTGGAGCCATGGCCGCGTCACGCTGCTCGGCGATGCCGCCCACCCCATGTATCCGGTCGGGTCGAACGGTGCCTCTCAGGCCATTCTCGACGCCCGCTGCCTCGCGGACCTGCTGGTCTCCGCTGAACATCCGGTGCAGGCGCTCTGGGCCTATGAGCAGGCTCGCCTGCCGGCGACTGCCGAGATCGTCCGGCTGAACCGCAGTGGCGGGCCGGAGGGAGTGATCGATGCCGTGGAGGCGCGCGCACCGGACGGGTTCACCGATATCGAGAGGGTGCTGACCTTTGACGAGCGCAAGGCGATCGTGCGCGGCTATGCCTCAACCGCCGGCTTCACCCAGGACAAGGTCAACCAGGCCAGGGCGGCCTGA
- a CDS encoding Polyphosphate kinase 2 (PPK2): MTHSCPKHLKHLVVEPGSKFKLGDIEPREVSFLGDEDKARARLAEDIVEIDKLQDRLYAEGKRALLVILQGTDTSGKDGTIRGVFNTTGPLGVSVTAFKKPSEEELAHDYLWRVHLAAPRRGTIGIFNRSHYEDVLVARVRKLAPKNVVEERYGQINAFEKLLVDNGTVILKFMLHISRKEQGERLQERLDNPDKHWKFNAGDLEDRALWDDFQDAYQTALRRCSTAVAPWHVVPADRKWARNCIIASIVRDTLETMDPAYPKMPWKPSDFKID; this comes from the coding sequence ATGACGCATTCCTGCCCGAAGCACCTCAAGCACCTCGTCGTCGAACCCGGGAGCAAGTTCAAGCTTGGCGACATCGAGCCTCGCGAGGTGTCCTTCCTCGGCGACGAGGATAAGGCGCGGGCGCGGCTCGCCGAAGACATTGTCGAAATCGACAAGCTGCAGGACCGTCTCTACGCGGAGGGCAAGCGGGCTCTGCTCGTCATCCTCCAGGGCACGGATACGTCGGGCAAGGACGGCACCATCCGGGGCGTGTTCAACACCACCGGTCCCCTCGGCGTCTCCGTCACAGCCTTCAAGAAGCCGAGCGAGGAGGAGCTTGCCCACGACTATCTCTGGCGCGTGCATCTGGCCGCCCCGCGGCGCGGCACGATCGGCATCTTCAACCGCTCGCACTACGAGGACGTGCTGGTCGCCCGGGTGCGCAAGCTCGCGCCGAAAAACGTCGTCGAGGAGCGCTACGGACAGATCAACGCCTTCGAGAAGCTGCTCGTCGACAACGGCACGGTGATCCTGAAATTCATGCTGCACATCTCCCGCAAGGAGCAGGGCGAGCGCCTGCAGGAGCGTCTCGACAATCCCGACAAGCACTGGAAGTTCAATGCCGGGGACCTCGAGGACCGGGCCCTGTGGGACGACTTCCAGGACGCCTACCAGACCGCCCTGCGGCGCTGTTCGACCGCTGTCGCGCCCTGGCATGTCGTGCCGGCCGATCGCAAATGGGCCCGCAACTGCATCATCGCCTCCATCGTGCGCGACACGCTGGAGACGATGGATCCGGCCTATCCGAAAATGCCCTGGAAGCCGTCCGACTTCAAAATTGACTGA
- the tgt gene encoding Queuine tRNA-ribosyltransferase — protein sequence MSHRPDLATPDAASGERAAFAFRIDGRDGAARTGLITTPRGAIRTPAFMPVGTQGTVKGMYMDQVRALGADVILGNTYHLMLRPGAERIAALGGLHRFGGWTGPILTDSGGFQVMSLSKLRKLDERGVTFASHIDGSRFDLTPERSVEIQGLLGSDIQMQLDECVALPNERAAIDRAMRLSIRWAERSKRAFESQPAGRALFGIVQGGDQPDLRVESAKALAGMDFPGYSIGGLAVGEPQAVMLAMIEEVMPHLPDGKPHYLMGVGTPDDLLASVARGIDMFDCVMPTRNGRHGQAFTRFGKLNFRNARHADDPRPVDETSSCPAARDYSRAYLHHLVRTEEMLGAMLVTWINLAYYQDLMAGARAAIAAGRFADYAAEVREGWKRGDIAPHAG from the coding sequence ATGTCGCATCGTCCTGACCTCGCCACGCCGGATGCCGCGTCAGGCGAAAGGGCCGCTTTCGCGTTCCGGATCGATGGGCGCGACGGCGCCGCGCGCACCGGGCTGATCACCACGCCGCGCGGGGCGATCCGCACGCCGGCCTTCATGCCGGTCGGCACCCAGGGGACGGTCAAGGGCATGTACATGGACCAGGTCCGCGCGCTCGGCGCCGACGTGATCCTCGGCAATACCTATCACCTCATGCTGCGGCCCGGCGCCGAGCGGATCGCGGCGCTCGGCGGCCTGCATCGCTTCGGCGGCTGGACTGGGCCGATCCTGACCGATTCCGGCGGCTTCCAGGTCATGTCGCTGTCGAAGCTGCGCAAGCTCGACGAGCGCGGCGTCACCTTTGCGAGCCATATCGACGGCAGCCGTTTCGACCTGACGCCCGAGCGCTCGGTGGAGATCCAGGGGCTGCTCGGCTCCGACATCCAGATGCAGCTCGACGAATGCGTCGCCCTGCCGAACGAGCGTGCCGCCATCGACCGCGCCATGCGCCTGTCGATCCGCTGGGCGGAACGCTCGAAGCGCGCCTTCGAAAGCCAGCCGGCGGGCAGGGCGCTGTTCGGCATCGTCCAGGGCGGCGACCAGCCGGATCTCAGGGTGGAGAGCGCCAAGGCGCTGGCCGGCATGGATTTCCCCGGCTATTCGATCGGCGGCCTGGCGGTCGGCGAACCGCAGGCGGTGATGCTGGCCATGATCGAGGAGGTCATGCCGCACCTGCCGGACGGCAAGCCGCACTATCTGATGGGGGTCGGCACGCCCGACGACCTCCTCGCGTCGGTCGCGCGCGGCATCGACATGTTCGACTGCGTCATGCCGACCCGCAACGGCCGGCACGGCCAGGCCTTTACCCGTTTCGGCAAGCTGAATTTCCGCAATGCCCGCCATGCCGACGACCCGCGGCCGGTGGACGAGACCTCGTCCTGCCCGGCCGCGCGGGACTATTCCAGGGCCTATCTGCACCACCTCGTGCGAACCGAGGAGATGCTCGGCGCCATGCTGGTGACCTGGATCAACCTGGCCTATTACCAGGACCTGATGGCCGGGGCGCGGGCGGCGATCGCGGCCGGCCGTTTCGCCGACTATGCGGCCGAGGTGCGCGAGGGCTGGAAGCGCGGCGACATCGCGCCCCATGCCGGCTGA